From the genome of Glycine max cultivar Williams 82 chromosome 2, Glycine_max_v4.0, whole genome shotgun sequence, one region includes:
- the LOC100527042 gene encoding V-type proton ATPase subunit e2, protein MGFSVTTLVFAVIGIVASLSTRICFNRGPSANLFHLTLVLTATTCCWMMWAIVYLAQMKPLIVPILSEGE, encoded by the exons ATGGGGTTCTCGGTAACAACGCTAGTTTTCGCAGTGATTGGAATTGTGGCGTCCCTTTCTACCAGAATTTGTTTCAACAGAGGACCTTCCGCCAATCT ATTTCACCTAACTTTGGTTCTTACTGCAACAACATGCTGCTGGATGAT GTGGGCGATTGTATATCTGGCACAGATGAAACCGCTCATAGTACCTATCTTGAGTGAGGGTGAATAA
- the LOC100809798 gene encoding membrane bound O-acyl transferase domain-containing protein gives MASQKCMEMEGEIKSLMKVWISILASLCYCYFISSRVPKGLLRFLTLSPVLYLFTILPLQLTTVLPTGVTAFFITWLTNFKLLLFTFDLGPLTPNSNSLLHFLSFACLPIRLTPLNSKSKSKSKLKLHFIIFPIKVFLFSLSLMSLKDQYKQKLHPTIILGIYCTLLYLLMDVVLGLCNIVVNAAFGIELQLPSDDPYLSTSLRDFWGRRWNLIVTYTLRHTVYKPVRSLLMSKTVLGPQWASVSGVMATFLVSGLMHELIFYYVTRVSPTWEVTCFFLLHGVCAVAEFGAVKWLGAKWRLHWALCGPITVAFVIVTAAWLFFPPLMHDGTDERTIKEFNDVVECVMGKFY, from the coding sequence ATGGCAAGCCAAAAATGTATGGAAATGGAAGGAGAAATCAAGAGCTTAATGAAGGTATGGATTTCAATCCTAGCCTCCCTATGTTACTGTTATTTCATATCATCAAGGGTACCCAAAGGCTTGTTGAGGTTTTTGACCCTCTCCCCAGTGTTGTACCTATTCACCATCCTACCTCTTCAACTCACCACTGTCCTCCCAACAGGTGTCACTGCCTTCTTCATCACTTGGCTCACCAACTTCAAACTCCTCCTCTTCACTTTTGATTTGGGCCCTCTCACACCAAACTCAAACtcccttcttcacttcctctcTTTTGCATGCCTCCCAATTAGACTAACCCccttaaattcaaaatcaaaatcaaaatcaaaattaaaattgcatttcattatttttccaaTCAAGGTCTTTCTTTTCAGTCTCTCACTCATGAGCCTTAAAGATCAATACAAACAAAAACTTCACCCTACAATTATTTTGGGCATATATTGTACCCTTCTGTATCTTTTAATGGATGTTGTTTTGGGACTATGCAACATTGTGGTCAATGCTGCATTTGGGATTGAGCTTCAGTTGCCGTCGGATGACCCTTATTTGTCAACTTCTTTGCGTGATTTCTGGGGGAGAAGGTGGAACCTCATAGTAACATATACTCTGCGTCACACTGTATACAAACCCGTGAGGTCATTATTAATGTCCAAGACCGTGTTGGGCCCCCAGTGGGCCTCGGTGTCCGGAGTCATGGCAACTTTCTTGGTGTCTGGTCTAATGCACGAGCTGATTTTCTACTACGTCACACGTGTTAGTCCCACGTGGGAGGTCACGTGCTTCTTTTTGCTCCATGGGGTGTGTGCCGTTGCGGAGTTTGGTGCGGTGAAGTGGTTGGGCGCTAAATGGAGACTGCATTGGGCCTTGTGTGGGCCCATTACGGTGGCGTTTGTGATAGTCACCGCCGCGTGGCTCTTCTTTCCACCGTTGATGCATGATGGCACAGATGAGAGAACCATCAAGGAGTTCAACGATGTAGTTGAGTGTGTGATGGGAAAATTTTACTAG